The sequence AGCTCAATTCACAAGAACAAAAACCATTttcttatttctttctttctcttccaaCAATGTTGGTTTATGGGAAACCAAATATAACAAACACACTTGCAAAACTTTGAGCTGAAAAGAACAATAGATTAGTGGTACCACGCACATAGTATATGTACTGCGATTGGAGTTGAAGCAGGCTCTTATGAAATTTCCTATGAAAGAAAGAGTGCAGAGAATGTCAAAAGCAATATTAATTAAGCGAAGAGATTGTGTAGTTAAATGGGTTGGTTTTTAACTTTTGCTTTCTAAACCTGCCTGTGAAAATTTCATGTCCAAGTCAGTGAATGCAGAGATTTGAACGGTACCAAACAGACTACTTGATAATCATGATTATGAGAACCACCTACTTCATATAATTCAACTTCTGCTGAACCAGTATGTGAATGGAAGTCTCAATTAAGATATCATCTATAGTTGTGAATTTGTTCCATTATTCTCTCAGCATCACAGCTGGCATTCTCTTCCCCAGTGAAAATTTAGCTTTTCCCACTTTTATCATGCCAATGACGAAAACAATAAAAAGTTAATGGTCCGCATTCAACCACCACCCCTCATGCCCCAACTTCTTAATTCATATTTCGTCACGTTCAACCCTCACCTCATTCAcaacatatattaatgattttGATGAGGGATTGAAATATAATGTCTTCACATTTGGTGATGACACAAACCTGGGTGCAAAGACAAACCATGAAGagaatgcagagatgcttcagtgtgacttGGACAAACTGAGTCTCTGGGCAAATACATGGTAGAATGTGAAGGCATCCATGTTGGTATGAaaaaggcagattattacctgAATAGTGATACATCAGCAAAGGGGGAGGTGGAATGAAACTTGGATTTccttgtataccagtcactgGAAGGAAGCGTGCAGGTTCAGCAAGCAGTAAAGAAGGCAATTTGCATTTTAGCATTTatagagagaggatttgaatacaggagcagggatgtcttgctgcagttgtgccaagtctcaatgaccacatctgaagtattatgtgcagttttagtctccttatagGAACAGAACTAGACTATTCATCTGCTcaaacctattccaccattcaatgtgataatgactgatctgtggcctaactccatataacTGGTTTAATAACTTTTATTGACCCTGCTTGTGATCCATCAGGGTCACAATTTTGTGATAGTCAAATTAGAATATAATGAAACTTCTATTTTAGTGGCAATTCTTTAGTTCTTAGGATAAGGAACGGgcggcatgatggcacagtggttagcactgctgcctcacagcaccaagagatccgggttcaattcccatctcaggtgactctctgtgtctgcatgggtttcctccaggtgccccggtttcctcccacaatccaaaaatgtgcaggttaggtgaattggccatactaaattgcccgtagtgttaggtaaaggggtaaaggtaggagaatgagtttgggtgggttgtgggtcagtgtggacttattgggccgaagggcctgttcccacactgttcgttatctaatctaatctaacacatCATCTAACTGTTTGACCAGAATCTAAATGCTAACTGTGCATGGTCAGGTTCACTCCGATGAGTCATAGTCTTCTCTGAGTTCTGAAATCATGGTGATAGGTCTTGAGTTGTCACCTTTGATATCTACAATGTACCTTCTTTTATATATTCTCACCCACTGCTCCTAACTGTTGATGTCACACCTCCCTAGCACAAGCCCTTCATAGTTCTGAGCTCATTTGTCCCAGGCTCATATATGCGGAGACATTTGTTTCCATGGTTCGTCTTATCAATTTTATATCACAGAATTTGAAGAAACTTTAGCATTAGCCATTTTCCTCAGTCAGCGATCTAGTTTCACAGTCCCTTTTAGAGCAAGCGGATTAACCTATCTTTGTGAAGTTAGCATTAGTTCCCATCATGCATCTTAAGCATCAATTATTAGCTATGGGGCCAGTTACCCATAAGACCACACTTTGCTGAGCAAAAATGTATTTGTCTTGAATTTAAAGTTAACAGCCAAGCTAGTATCAATTGCCATTTGTGGAAAAGAGTTCCAAATGTCTATCGACCCTTCGCGTGTAGATGtgcatctctcctgaatggtctggcccttcCACCTAGACACTGCCTCCTGGTTATAGAATCCCCCAACTAATGAAAATAATTCATCTTTATCTACCTTGCCTTTTCttattaatatcttgaagacttcaatcagattgCTACTTGCTCTTCTAGATTCTAGGTAGAACAGGCCTAATTTCTATAATCTCTCCTCCTAACTCAAACCCTGAAattcaggtatcattcttgtaaactaaTGTATTCCCTCCCAGGCAAAGATATCCTTCCTAAGATGTGGTGGCCAGgtctgctcacaatactccaagttgGGACAAACCAAGGTTCCATATAAATGCAGCATAATTTCTGCATCATTGTGTCGTGTCTGCCAGATATAAAGGCctgcattccattagccttcttgatcattatctgaggaaggatgttctggctctGGAAGATgtgcaatgaaggtttaccagattgatttTTGGGATGTCAGTATTGGCGTATgcagagagactggatcagttaatattcactggaatttagaagaatgacagggtACCTTGGAGAAACTTATGCATTTCTAACTGGACTAGTCAGGGTAAGTGCAGAAAGGGATCCCACCAATGTACTTAGAGTCCAGTTCCAGGAGGAGGAGAACTGTCTTCACCAGGCAATGGTGAGTTGTGGAATTCTCTATTACAGAAATTGATtgtggccaaaacattgaattgttTGAAGAAGAAACCTTAGGGATAAAACACTCAAAGGGTATAAAGTGAAAGAAGGAAAAAGgtactgatcagccatgattatattgaatggaagAGTAGGCTCAAAAGGCCAAATAACCTCTGCCTGTTATTGTTTTCCATGTTTCTATATTTCTGCAAGACCAGTTGCAATGCTTTAATGAATATTTTGTTACTATGCCAAACATTTGATTATTGACATCACCATCCTCTTAGTTTTGTGAACAAAATCTATGATCCTTCAAGTTCTCTTGAGCTTTATCATTAAAGGCACATTAGTCAATTGTTTAATTACCTCCTTTTCCCCCTTCTTCCAACTTACTTTGTGCATGAGACCAGCATCCAATTTttttcagtcataatcccactgTAAACTGCAAACCACCCCTACTTTAAGTATCACCCACATGCTGGCTAATACTCAAATGTAAGCCATCTACTGTAGGCTTTTCCTCtttcctttccaatgtgttgtcATTCTGCTCTCCTCAAAAATGCCAGCTTGCATCCCTCTATTTTGGCATAATTCTGCCATCTCACCAAATCTCCTTCTCTCCGAAACCTAGATCAATCTTTGCTATGAATCAATCTTTGAGCATTCCAATGAAGTTTTTTGCCTCTATCTCAGCATAAAAAATGATCTTAATCACACCCACAAAGATGCTGAGTGTAACCGTAATTGAATGATTTTATCAATTATTATCTTCCAGGCACCTCTATGGTGTTTGATCATTTTCCCTTGTGTGTGTGCTAAAGCCCTTGCATCATGAGATGCTTGATCACCAATTTACAGCCAGAGAATTTGGTGTAATCCTTCCTCATCCTTGCATGACTTTCTCTGGAGTCATATGAATTTATCCTTTGACCACTCCTGTTTCTTATCTAATCCAAAGAATTATCACATTGACAAAATGTCAAGTTCCACTTGAATGTTAATGTTACACAATGTTATCCAGCTCTAATCACCACCATCACTCTGCCTACCTCTGAGTTGTCTGTCGATCTACCTGTCATCAAAACTCAAATCATATATAAATTCTCCTAATTAATTATTGGAAGGAAGAAGAAAGGTATTttcctcagtccctctgtaaactctgctccTACCCCACCAAAGTCATCCTACTTAATTAACTTGAAATAATTTTTTTGTGATTAGAGTTTTAGACACATGATCCACGAGCTCTACTTTCTAATAGCCAGGTAGAGAactagacagtgaggaaggacaGAACAAAACTGAAGGATATGATTGGATACCACACAggtagagatagatagatagatagatagatagatagatagatagatagatagatagatagatagatagatagatagatactgTACACAAAGTAGATGGATGGGTCAGTAGTTGTAAGTGTTATATACAGTCAGCAATGTACATGATTTATTTATTACTTGTAACGTATTCTAACCTAAATAAAACTTATGCTTACATAATTGTGGGGGGATCTGAAATGTTTAATTTTATTGTCGCCTTGTTTCTTGGAGAATGGGGATTGTTTGAAGAATGGATCATGATTGCAATGTCCTGAGTGGAAGAGGTTGAGCTGAATTATTCAGTATAAAGGGAATAATTGGGTCGCTAGGGTTAGACAATGGATATTTGGTTAAAATTAAATGATTGGAGATGGGCTTACAAGAAAGTCAAGAATATATTTTTTTCATAACCACAATAGAAATTCATCTTTTATGTCGCTGTTATCTTCAAAACAATGTGCTGAAACCATCCCACTTCCTAGGAAGTGGTCGAGGCTTTGGAGAAGGGAGGCGGTAATTGAGATGGCGGGGGTAGGGGCGGTGGTGAAACAGATGCAGACATGGAAACATAAGGAAATTGAGACAAAAAGAGCAGAGGAATAATCAAAACTATGAAGGCTACAAAGAAAGTACTTCCTCAACATTTCCATATGTATTGTCATGCTCAGGGTTCCTCACATAAAGAAAAACTTCTTGAAGTAAGCTGTGTCTCTGATAGAGAAATCTCAACCATACTTGTGAGAACCTGTTTGAATTTTCTGAACTGCCCAAGTAAGAATGAATAAAAGTGGTATTTTACTTTACTGGTACCCCTCTGCCAAGATGTCTTAAATATATTTGTATAGAGCGGCATTTAGTTTCATTTCTTAAACACAAACAGTGCAGTATTGATGGCATTTTATTGGAAGTGGATGAATCCACATTATCTGCAAAATATATGCACACCTCACTTTGCGATGCCAGAATGCTGTAAAATGATTTTACTTTTATTGCCTTTACTCGTAGGTCATTACACAATAGTTCTGTTTGAAGCTGCATTTGCTGTCTTTCTTAATGATTGCAATTCAAAGCTGCCTTGTTTTAAGACGTCGTGATGATAGAAAATACCTGTAATGTTCGGACCTTCCCATCATTGAGAAATAGTTGATTTATAGAGTGTGTCACCGACTAACTAGGCATCAAGCCTTGTTCCTTGCAACTTAAACGAGTAGAAGCAGTTAGTCATCAAATGTATCTGCTGCTGGTAGATTTATGCATTcgaataatagagtcatagagatgtacagcatggaaacagacccttcggtccaacctgtccatgcggaccagatatcccacacccaatctcgtcccacctgccagcactcggcccatatccctccaaacccttcctattcatatacccatccaaaagcctcttaaatgttgcaattgtaccagcctccaccacatcctctggcagctcattccatacacgtaccaccttctgtgtgaaaaagttgtcccttaggtctcttttatatctttcccctctcaccataaactatgccctctagttctggattcccccaccccagggaaaaaatctttgcctatttatcctatccatgcccctcataattttataaacctctataaggtcacccctcagcctctgacgctctagggaaaacagccccagcctgtacagcctctccgtgtagctcagaccctccaaccctggcaatatccttgtaaatcttttctgaaccctttccagtttcacaacatctttccgataggaaggagaccagaattgcacgtaatattccaacagtggcctaaccaatgtcgtttTAACACTCTTCCCAATGGCCTAGTTTAAGTAGTCAGATGGGTCGCCTTCAAATACCAAAGAGAAGCACTCGTTTAACCGTTGAGTTCGCAATTTACCGGGAAAGCGTTCGTGTCGAGAGCAGCGGGACTATGCTGTGCATTCAATATCCTTAAGGTCAAATGAGAATAAAGAACACGTTATAATTGATAAGTTCCCCTCTAGTGGACTCGATAGTGAGCGACCCTAGTTTAGCACAGAGATCAGGTTCCACCATTAAGAGGTGTGGAAAATAGGGGAGGGCTTGGTTGCTTTAAGATCAACAGGTGGGAGATGGGAGAGTTGAATTTCTGTTGAGAGAAAAGCGAAGCGAAAATTGTAACGTGAACAGATATTTATATCCGTTTCTGCTGCAAAGCGCAAATGAATTCACAACCGACATAATTTCCTCTTACGCACAAGGTGCTGAAAGTGTTAACCAATCACTTAATCCATCAATTAAATAATCAAAAGGAAATCCAGTATGGCTATCTGCTCATCGGTGCAATGGGGTCGAATAACTGAAACGTTTGGGTCGGATGTCTTTGCTGTGATTTAATAGCGTGATCATTTGTGGGGTTTTATTCGGGAGAGAGCTGGATATTTATTATTTTACCTGAATGAATCACCAATATTTGAGAGAGCAAATTAGACAGGGACCAAAGAAGGATGGGGGAAAGCAATAAAGTAAGTTTCTTCACACCGACATTCGGAATATTGTCAATCTCCAGAGTGATGCAAATTGAACAAATCGATGGTCACTCTTTGGTCCGGCGTCAGGAACTCTTGCTTATCTTGTGTGTTTTTTGGTCACTTTGTAAATACAGATCATCCCGTTGGTATGCACGAGCTCACTGTTGAATTTCCTTGTTACAAGCTCCCTGTGGAAAGTCTCGGTCCCCATTCTGGCGGGCATGTTCGTTGACAAGTAAATGGTCGTGTTTTCATTGCTGCAATGCACAAGCGTCTGTATAAGACCTGGGAAGAGCGAGGGGCTGTACACAATATCCGACCCGAGAATGAAATCGTAGTCGGAAGGGAAGTCATCCTGATCGGTGCCCCAATGAAGGGCACAGACGTTTGGATGATGTTTGGAGGCGTCTGGGATGTTAGCATTGACATTGTACTGTATTTGCTTCAAAACCTCTGGTACATCCGTAATGGTAACGTGTCCACctggagaaaagaaaacaaagaaagcAAGATCAGCAGTACCATCTGATCGTACTGAGTACAGGGTGCAAAATACATTGTGATTAGCGGGAGTGACTATAATAGCATTGGACTAGACATTCGAGTATGGTGTGGGCTTGCCCtaaaggggaggggggtggtgataTCCTGTTTGTATACTGTGGCGCAAAGGGGTTCTGGTAACCTCCACATTCCTGTCctacagagtgttacaagggggcataaatttaaggtgaagggtggaaggtataggggagatgtcaggggtgggttctttacccagagagtggtgggggcatggaatgcgctgcccgtgggagtggtagagtcagaatcattggcgacctttaagcggcatttggataggtacatggatgggtgcttaatctaggttagaagttcggcacaacatcgtgggccgaagggtctgttctgtgctgtattgttctatgttctatgttctatgttctatatagacGGGCTGCAATATTCAATAAGAATTGACATACGCGTCATAAAATGGAATCATTCCATGCACAAATATGATGAAAGGAAGCGACATCATTTCTCTGATTCGATCTGCTTCCTCTTAGGCCTGGGTGTTTGAGTACTTATTGTCCTTACTTTAAACTGACCAAATGGATATGActtgattagaatccctacagtgtgggaacaggcccgtcggcccaacaagtccacaccgaccctccgaaaagtaacccagctagacccattcccctaccctatatttaaccctgatgaatgcacctaacactatggccaatttaataaggccaattcacctggcggtgcatctttgggctgtgggaggaaaccggggcacttGGTGGAAACCCTCACAGTTATGCAAAATGTGCGAAGTCCACCCGCACAGTCgccccaggctggaattgaacccgggtcactggtacggtaaggtagcagtgctaaccactgagccatcgtgccagcTTGTGGCTGGTATATTCAGGCTTGTTGGCACTGTAAAAAAAAGACTTTAACATCATACTGGCAGAAGTATGTTGCCGACCATTTGGAACAGATTGACGCTAAAGTTGTTCTTCAAAGTTAGCACTGCTAACTAAGTAAGCACTGCTGGATACAACTCCCATGCGCATGTGTCGTGATAAAAGTCGCCAGAGTCTGACCAGTTAGAGAGAGAGCTTAGAGTGAGACGACTgttgatggtttaacctgaggttaACCTCGCCCTTAAGCGAGGAGGTTGAAAAAGACAGTCCTTCGTGGTAATCTCTGCCAGTGCATGAATTGAAGGCCTAATGAAGGGAGATTCTTCCAAGCTTGTATGCAGGCTACTAATTCCTTGCCTGGCGACtgaaggatagaccagatctaaaagttgaagttctaaattggagaaaggccaattttgacggtattaggcaagaactttcgaaagctgattggggactgATGTTCGCAGGtcaagggacagctggaaaaagGGAAGCCTTCCGAAATGAGATAtggagaatccagagaaagtatattactgttagggtgaaaggaaaggctggtaggtatagggaatgctggatgactaaagaaattgggggtttggttaagaaaaagaacaaagcatatgtcaggtatagacaggatagatcgagtgaatccttagaagagtataaaggcagtacgagtatacttaagagggaaatcaggagggcaaaaaggggacatgagatagctttggcaaatagaattaaggagaatccagagggtttttacaaatacgttaaggacaaaagggtaagtagggagaaaatagggtccctcaaagatcagcaagggggcctttgtgtggagctgcagaaaatcgGGGAGATACtatatgaatattttgcatcagtatttactgggaaaaggatatggaagatatagactgtagagaattagagggtgacaccttgcaaaatgtccaaattacagaggaagaagtgctggatgtcttgaaatggacaaaggtggataaatccccaggaccccaggtgtaccctagaactctgtggtaagttagagaagtgattgctgggcctcttgctgagatatttgtataatcaatagtcacaggtgaggtgctggaagactggaggttggctaacgtggtaccactgctTGTAAGGAGAAgctagggaactacagaccagtgagcctgacatcagtgctcagcaagttgttggagagaattctgagggacaggatgtacatgtatttggaaaggcaaggactgattagagatagtcaacatggctttgtgcatgggaaatcatgtctcacaaacttgattgagtgttttgaagaagtaacaaagaggattgatgagggcagagtggttgatgtgatctagatggacttcagtgaggtgtttgacaaggttccccatgggagactgattaacaaggttatatctcacggaatgcagggagaactagccatttggatacagaactggctcaaaggtagaaaacagagggtagtggtggagggttgtttttcagactggaggactgtgaccagtggagtgccacaaggatcagtgctgagtcctctactttttgtcatttacataaatgatttggatgtgagcataagaggtagagttattaagtttgcaggtgGAGGTATAGCGGAGGTAtagcggacagcgaagaggattacctcagattataaaaggatcttgaccaggtgggccaatgggctgcaaagtggcagatggagtttaatgcagataaatgtgagttgctgcatttcgggaaagcaaatcttaacaggtcatttagacttaatggtaaggtcctcgggagtgttgctgagtgcaggttcatagctccttgaaagtggagtcgcaggtagataggatagtgaagaagatgtttggtatgctttcctttattggtcagagtattgagtacagggattgggaggtcatgttgcggctgtacaggacattagttaggccactgtcagaatattgcatgcaattctggtctccttcctatcggaaagatgttgtgaaacttgaaaggattcagaaaagatttacaagaatgttgccagggttggagaatctaaGCTGGTGtggtagaggctgaacaggctggggctgttttccctggagcgtcagaggctgagggctgacattatagaggctgacaaaattatgaggggcatggatagggtaaatagacaaagtcttttctctgtggtcagagagtccagaactagagggcataggtttaggatgagaggggaaagatgtaaaagagacctaaggggcaactttttcacacagggtgtaTTTCCATGccatacatttctatgactctgtgactgcacTGGCTATTGTGCTGGATCACATTGACCTATTTTTGGTTACTCTGGCATAAATGTCTCATTTCTGGACATGAATGTGAACTTGGAAACAAATCAATAGGAGCTTATCCCATCTGGATTCATCAAGAAGGACATGCTTTTGTGTACATTGAAGTGGCCTGTTACATGGCAGGGCAGCATTTTTTGTATAAAACAAAGAGCCGAGAATGCTGCAGACCATCTTTGTCATTAATTCTTAGGATGTGAGGGCGGTCATCCCCAAAATAGCTGTCAAGGAACTCTTCGTGATCCATCTTCCTAAACCTGCGTTCCAGGGGTGAAGGCAACCCCCAGAGTGGAAGGACATTTGGGAGCAGTGATGCTGACTGGAGTGCAACAgaattcccaagtcaggatggtgtaatTATTAGAAAATAATATGTTGGCGCATATGTCTccgtgcatctgctgcccttctccttgTATGTAGTCGAGGATCTAGTGttggaagatgctgtcagagGAATCTTGTTCAGTCCCTGCTGTGCATCTCTTGCGGCTGGTAAACATAGCTGACTCAGTGCTGGTGGATGTGAATAGCATCTTGAATTTTCTCAGATACTCATTCATCTTGGAAAATGCAGAGCATTTTTCGCCATCTGGTGCTTTGTAAAAAGTGGAGAATCTTTGGGTAAGAGGGGTCAGGAGATGAATTACTCGCTCGAGATTTCAGAGCTTCCGATCTGCTCTTGCAGCTAGGTTTTTATCCGGTGGTTCCAATTAATTTCTGGTCAATATCAACCCCTTGAGGATTAGTGGGGGGAGATTAAGTGGTGGTAACTTATCAATTCTTATCACATTAAACGAAAAAAATACAAAGAGTGAAATAGATGAATGAAATGTTTATAAAATATCTGTTCAGCACTTTCTCCATTTCGCATTTTGCATTAATAATTCTCCATTATCACTCCCCATAGGATCAACGGTAAAATTAGTTGTTCTTTTCCATTTTAAGTATTTATACAAAGTCTATCATTTTTAAATGTCTATTTCACTTTGGTTCTCCCTTTTTTGAGTTGTCATTGCTGATTCTAAGTTCTATCTGCTCATTTGAAAGCAACCCATCATGATAGACTTTTTTTTGTCTTCAATTTGGTGATATCCTTAACTTTTTCAGTTCTGGGCAGATAGCGCATCCTTCTTTTTGTCCTCGCTGGAATGCATATTTGTTAAGTGCTACCTCTTCAAATATGCGTCACTGCATAAAATGGGCATGTGAATGCCTACTGTTGGAAAATGAAATCAAAGACTGATGCTTTCATGGGTGTGACGAGTGCTTCCTCAGAGGATGATACAATAAAAGGTGCAGCTGGTGGCAAACTTCTACAAACTAGTGCATTTGCAGTGGGTACAAAATAACTTTGTATTAAGAAATAACCTAACAGGATATACAGAGTTGCCATCTTCAGGAATAGTAGGCAAGTCCATTGAAACTCACAGACATGAGTTTACCTCTTCCTGACATGAGTTTACCTCTTCCTGCCTCCTTGACCACGACCTCACTTCCCATCACCAAACTACCAGCTTCCAGGTCATGCAAAACCTCATCACTTCAGGGGATCCCcgatccacagcctccaacctcaaaGTCCCGGAACCTCACACCACCCAGTTCGACCTcttacccaaaatccacaaacttgATTGCCCCGGTCGAACCATTGTCTCTGCCTGCACCAGCCCCACCAAACGTATTTCCTCATATCTTGATACCGTCCTGCCCCCTCCCCATTGTCCCAGGAGCTCCCCACAAACATTCAGgccaccacccatgccctccattTCCTCCATGACTTTTGCTTTCCCGgctcccaatgcctcatcttttcCATGAGATTCAGTCCCTTTACATGTTCATCTGCCATGGTGAAgatctccaagccctctgtttcttcctctcccactgatCCAGCCAGTTCCCCTCCATTGACACACTCATTTGATTAGCAGAACTGgacctcaccctcaacaatttctcctttgaatcttcccaattccttcagaccaaaaggatagccatgggcacctgcatgggccccagctatgccagtCTCTTCGTCAGATATGTGAAACAGTCCAACTTCCACAACGAAACTGTCACTTTTCCCCACCTTtttctctgctacattgatgcctgtattggcaccacctcgttctcccacgaggaggttgaacagttcatcaatttcacaaACATCTTGCAagctgacctcaagttcacctggaccaaatCAGACACCTcaatccccttcctggacctctctgtctctatctctggtgactgactcaacatggACACATACTTCAGACCACATGACTCCCATACCTACCTGGACTACACATCTGCCCATCCACCCTCCTGTAAAAATATAATCCGTTACTCCCAATTCTTCCACCTCCAACATATCTgatcccaggaggagcaattccactccaggacatctcagATTGCCTTCaatttcaaggaccacaatttccccacccatgtgatcaacaatgccctccagtgcatctcctccacctcTGGCACCTTcacccttgaactccacccctctaactgcaacaaggacagaaaccccatggtgctcaccttccaccccactggATACAACatattatcctctgccatttctgtcaCCAATAATCAGACCTCACCATCAGAGATatatgttctttttaaatgttatagttCTATCCTGTGGTTGTAACTGGCTCTGAAAGTGCATTATAGAAGCTTGCTAGCATGTCAGAGACTTACCCGCTTGAATCATAAAATGGCATCTAAGATATATAAC is a genomic window of Chiloscyllium punctatum isolate Juve2018m chromosome 4, sChiPun1.3, whole genome shotgun sequence containing:
- the LOC140475954 gene encoding EEF1A lysine methyltransferase 3-like; the protein is MSNAEDNNTGAEEKVYRYCGHTLKITMFKGSSLGLSAYVWGPALVLCQYFQDKKLDFKGKKVLELGSGTGIVGILAALLGGHVTITDVPEVLKQIQYNVNANIPDASKHHPNVCALHWGTDQDDFPSDYDFILGSDIVYSPSLFPGLIQTLVHCSNENTTIYLSTNMPARMGTETFHRELVTRKFNSELVHTNGMICIYKVTKKHTR